CGAGGAACAGCGTGGCCAGCAGGCGGGTGCCGCGGTCGCGGGCGGAGCGGCGGGGCGCCGGGGCGGGTGGCGCGGCCGGCCGCTGCGGCCGTACGGCCGGGATCTGGGTGTTCGTCATACGTCACGCTCCATGGCCTTCTCCAGATCGCCCTGCATCCGGCGCAGCGCGGGACCCACCGAACGCCGGGACGCCAGAGCGGTACCGGTGTGCTTGAGCAGCACCTGCTCGACCTCGGCGACCTGCGGCGGCGCGGGGATCGGCCCGGTGTCGGGGAACTTGTCGAGGGTGTCGTAGAAGACCGGCCAGTGCTCCGGACCGGTCTCCCGGTAGCGCTCCGCGGTGAGCATCGAGCGGCGTGCCGGGGTGGTCTGGTTGGTGGAGAACAGCCGTGTCAGGGTGTCCCTGCGGGCGGCGTACTTGATGAACTCCCAGGCCTCCTCCTGCCGCTTCGAGGTGCGCAGCAGCGCATAGCCCGCGGCGCCGAACTGCATGCGCTGGGTGCGCCAGCGCGGGAAGTACTGCACGTCGAAGGCGTCGCCCTTCATTCCGGCCAGGTGCAGTCCGCCCGCCCAGAAGCCGCCCGCGGGCGTGACGCCGACCCGGCCGGTGGAGAACACGCCGATCAGGTTCTGCCCGTTGCCGCCCTCGGGCCGCGTGCACAGGCCCTCCTGGACGAGGGAGGCGAGATAGTCGTACGCCTCCTCCACGCGCGCGTCGGTGGCCTGCGGTGTCGTCCACCGGTAACCGCCCCCGCGGCCCTCCCGTGCGGCGGCCGGGTAGAAGGAGTCCCACAGCCAGTCACCGCCCGGTGCCTTGGACTCGGCCAGCAGATTGGTGTCGTTGGCGAACAGCCACGGCACCACGCCGCCCCACAGGCGGTTGGTCCAGAAGTACGGGGTGAACTGGGAGCCGCTGGCCTGCTTCATGTCCCGCAGCAGCGCGGTGAAGTCGTCGCGGGTCCAGTCGGCGCTGGGGAAGCCGGCGCCCGCCCGCTCCAGCACCTGGTGGTTGAGGTACATGTCGGCCGCGTTGAACTCGACCGGCAGCTGGTACAGGGAGCCCTCGTACATCATCGACTCCACCAGGGAGGGGTGGACGTCGGCGAAGTACTCGCGCAGCTCCTCGGCGTCCCGCTTCACCCAGTCGTCCAGCGGGACTCCGAGGCGCTGCGCGAACAGCTGGACGCCCTCGGTGGCGACGTACACCAGATCAGGGGCCGTGCCCGCCGCGATCTGGGTGAGGATCTTCGCGAAGAAGTCGGACCAGTCCACCGCCTGAACGGCGTTGATCCGCAGCTTGATGTCGGGGTGGACCTGCTTGAAGCCCTCGGTGAGCGTGCGGACGGCCTCCGGTCCGTAGGCGGGGCCGAGGGTGGCGACGACGAGCGAGCCGTCGTCGCGGCCGGGGATGTCGGCTCCGGTGAGCCGGTCCCAGCTCGCGGCGGTACCGGCGAGCGCGGCGGCTCCCGCGCCGTAGGCGCCGTACCGCAGCAGAGTGCGGCGGGTGGGATTCGAGTCGGTCATGCAGCGGGCCTAACTCGTGTTAGTCGAGTAGTGATGCCCCAGATGATGGGAAGCCCGTCACGGCCCTGTCAATAGTCGTGAACCACTTGACCTTTAACGAGTTAGGTCGCAGAGTCCTGGTCCACATGAGCCGCCTCCCGACGCCTTCCGCGTCCGACGAGAGGAACGATGTGTGATGCCCGCGATGACCAGGAGAGCCCTGCTCGCCGGCTCGGCCGCGGGGGCCTCGGCCGCGCTGCTGCCGACCGCGTCCCCGGCCGCCGCGAAGCCCCGGAAAGCCGCCGCCACCTGCGCGAGCTACCGCGCCGAGTACCACTTCACGGTCCCTGACCAGTGGAAGAACGACCCGCAGCGCCCGGTCTGGATCGACGGCGAATACCACTACTACTACCTGTACAACCCGGACTATTTCACCGGGGGAACCGCCGCAGGCACGGCCTGGCGCCTGGCCACCACGACCGACCTGGTCACCTTCCGGGACCGGGGGATCGCCGTACCGAAGGACACCACCTCCAACGGCGACGTCTGGTCCGGTTCGGCGGTGGTCGACACGGAGAACACCGCGGGTTTCGGCGCGGGCGCGGTGATCGTCGTCGTCACCATGGCGCCGGACGAGGTGACACAGGCGCAGTACCTGTACTACTCGACCGACGGCGGCCGCACGTTCCGCAACCACGGCACCGGGCCGGTGCTGGCGAACCCCGGTGTGCGGGACTTCCGCGACCCGAAGGTGATCCGCGACGAGGAGCGCGGCCGGTGGGTGATGACGCTCGCCGAGAACGACAAGGTGGGCTTCTACCACTCCACCGACCTGAAGTCCTGGACGTACGTCAGTGGCTTCGTCAAGGGCGGCATCGGCGTCCTGGAGTGCCCGGACCTGTTCCGCATCACCGCAGGCGACGGCACCGTGAAGTGGGTGCTCGGCGTGAGCGCCAACGGCAAAGGGGCCGGGCTGCCGAACACGTACGCCTACTGGACGGGCTCCTTCGACGGCACCGCCTTCACCGCCGACGCCGACGACCCGCAGTGGCTCGACCACGGCTGGGACTGGTACGCCGCCGTCACCTTCGAAAGGCACCGCGGCGACGGCTCCGTCGACCCCGCCGTCCGCTACGCGATGGGCTGGCTGAACAACTGGGACTACGCGAACATCACGCCCACCATCGACTGCGACGGCTTCAACGGCACCGACTCGATCGTCCGGCAGATCACCCTGAAGCGCTCCCCCTCCGGGACGTACTACCTGGCCTCACAACCGGTCGCGGCACTGGACGACCACGTCTCCCGCACGGTGCACCTCGGCGACCTGGAGGTCTCCGGCACCCGGGTGCTCGACCACCAGGGCACCGCCTACGAGGTGACCTGCGAGATCACCTGGGACCAGCTCACCGGAGCCGGCCTCCAACTGCGCCGCTCGCCGGACGGCAGCCGCCACGTCGACGCCGGGATCTACCGCGACTACGCCTTCCTCAACCGCCGCCCCACCATGAACCCCGACGCGTCCGGCCGCTGGCAGGAGAGCCACAGCCCCTTCGACCCGGGCGCCCGCAGCGTGCGGCTTCGCATCCTGGTCGACCGCACGTCCGTCGAGATGTTCGTGGACGACGGCCGCCACACACACTCCTCGGAGGTCTTCCCGTACCTGATCGACACCGGGCTCGCCCTGTTCACGATCGACGGCACGGCGGTCTTCCGGGACGTGGTGATACGGGAGTTCTCCCCGTGACACGGCGCTGATGGCTGCCGGGCTGTCCCTCCGCCCGGGCCCTGTCGCCACGTCCGCCGAACGCTGTCACGATCTTCCTGGAACCGGCTCTGAACGGAGCCGGCGCGGGCGAGCGACGGAGCGTGCGGATGACGAGGGACAGGGCCGACGGGGACGGGGCGGAGCAGGCCGTGGGGATCGAGGTGCATCCGGTCGCCGGGCACATCGGCGCGGAGATCACGGGCGTCGACCTGGCCGGTGAGCCGGCCGACGCCGTGGTCGCCGCGATCCGGGCGGCGGTGCTGCGCTGGAAGGTCGTGTTCTTCCGGGGGCAGCGGCTGGACCACGCCGGGCATGTCGCGTTCGCGCGGCGGTTCGGGGAGCCGGTCGTCCTGCGCAAGCGGGGCAGCGCGTCCCCGGCGGAATTCCCCGAGGTCGAGACGACCGCCGACCGGCTCGAACTGGGCGGGAAGTTCGGCATGGAGCACGACGAATGGCTGCGCCGACGCCGGCACACCCTGCTGCGCGGCTGGCACTGCGACCACGGCGCCCGTATCGACCCGCCCGCCGCGACGATCCTGCGCGCCGAGACCGTACCTCCGTACGGCGGCGACACGACCTGGTCGAACCTGGCGGCCGCCTACGCCGGACTCTCCGGCCCGGTACGGGAGTTCGTGGACGGCCTGCGCGCCGAGCACCGCCTCGGCGTCGGCTATCAGCCCCGGCCCGGCGACGACGCCTACGTCCGCCATCTCCTGGACCATCAGGTCGCCTCGCTGCATCCGCTGGTGCGCGTCCATCCGGAGACGGGCGAGCGGGTGCTCTACGTCAACGGCTACTACGTCGAGCAGATCGCCGACCTCTCGCGCGCCGAGAGCGGCGCCGTCCTGGAGATGCTGCTGGAGCAGGCGGTACGGCCCGAGTACACGGTCCGCTTCCGCTGGGAGCCCGGCAGCGTGGCCTTCTGGGACAACCGGGCCACCATCCACCTCGCCCCCGGCGACAACGCCCACCTCGACTTCCCCCGGACCATGCACCGCGTCATGCTCACCGGGGACGTACCGGTGGGCGTGGACGGCAAGCCGTCGGAGCCGGTCGTCGGGACCGAGGTGGGGCGCTGGTAGCGGACGTACGGCCGGGGGGTTCGGGCCTCGGGCTCAGCGGGCGAGCAGGTCCCGCAGCGCCTTCGCGATGTCGTCCGGCGCCTCCTCGGCCATGAAGTGACCGCAGGTGACGGTGGCGTGCCGCAGATCAGGCGCCCAAGTCCGCCACAACCCGGCGGCATCGAAGCCGAGCGCCGCGCCCCAGTCCTGCTGGAGCACGCCGACCGGCATCCGCAGCGTGCTTCCCGCGTCCCGGTCGGCCCGGTCGTGCTCGATGTCGATGCCGGCCGACGCCCGGTAGTCCGCGACGATCGACGGCACCGCCTCACGGCAGGCGGCGAGATAGGCGGCGCGGACGTCGTCCGGGACGGCGGCCCGGTCGGTCGTCCAGATGTCCAGGAAGTGGCCGAAGAAGTCGTCCGGGGCGGCACCGATCATGCGCTCGGGCAGGCCGGGCGGCTGGGCCATCAGATAGAGGTGGAAACCCACGGCGGCGGTGACGCCGTGCATGACCTCCCACATGTCCAGCGTCGGCAGGACGTCGAGACACGCCAGGTGGGTGACCGTGTCGGGATGGTCGAGCCCGGCGCGGAAGGCCACGAGGGCGCCGCGGTCGTGCCCGGCGAGGGCGAAGCGCTCGTGCCCCAGTTCACGCGCCAGGGCCACGATGTCCGCGGCCATGGTCCGCTTGGCGTAGACGGAGCCGTCGGTCTCCGCCGGCTTGTCGCTGGCGCCGTAGCCGCGCAGGTCCGGGCAGATCACCGTGTGGTCGACGGCGAGGTCGGCGGCCACGTGCCGCCACATCAGGTGGGTCTGCGGAAAGCCGTGCAGCAGGACGACGGGCGGTCCGGAGCCGCCCACGGCCGTGTGCAGGGACACTCCGTCGGCGACGGGGACGCGGTGATGTTCGAAACCGGGGATGACAGGAGGCACGGCGGCTCCGCTCCTTCCGAGAGGCGGGATCTTGTTCCTCGATCCTCCCCGGGGCCGATGAGCAACGAATGAGCAGCGGCGCCCCGTGCCTGCGCCCGCGCTGTCAGTCCCGCTCGGGCTCGGCCGGAGTGCCGGCGCGGCGCCGGGTCAGCACCGCGCCCACCAGGATCACCACACCGATGGCGACCACCTTGGCGGCCTGGTACACGCCGGTCGCCAGGTTCTCCGGGGTGAGCGGCAGCCATCCGAGCCCCAGCGCCGGAGCGACGACGGCCCACGCCGCCGCGAGCACCCCGACGACGATCAGCGTCACGGCCCCTCGTGTTCCGAGCCCGGCCCACCAGGGCTCCGAGAGGTGGTCCCGCTCGTCGATCCGCTCAACGTCCTTGTCGGCCATGGTCCGTACTCCTGTGAGTGTCGTGGTCACCGGGGAAGACGCGGGTGGAGGTGCGGGAGTTCACCGCGCGGCCGACGTGATCGTCGCGAGCCGCGGCGACTTATCTTGGAACCTCCACGGATCACCCGTTCCGTCGGTGATCCGTGAGCGTGACGGCGACGAAGGTGGAGGGCGGTGGCGGACATGAGCCCGGCAGACGTGCCCCCCGGCCTCGGTGTGCTCGGGCCGGTGACCGCCTGGGACAGGGACGGGAACACGATCGCCCTGAAGGGGCCCCGGCACCGCTCGGTGCTGGCCCGCCTGATCGTCGCCCGCGGCCGCGTCGTGCCCGTCGCCCATCTGGTCGACGACCTCTGGGACGACCCGCCCGCCGACCCCGTGGGCGCCCTGCGCACCTTCGTCGCCGCCCTGCGCCGCGCCCTCGAACCCGACCGCTCGCCCCGCACCCCGGCCCGGCTGCTCGTCACCGAGGGCCCGGGCTACGCCCTGCGCGTCCCCACGGACGGGGTCGACGCCTGGTGGTTCGAGCGGGCCGTCGCCGACGCCGGAAAGCTGCCGCCCGAAGAGGCGACCGTACGGCTGGACGAGTCGCTCGGCCGATGGCGCGGCCCCGCCTACGCGGAGTTCGCGGAGCAGCCGTGGGCCCGGGCCGACAGCCGCCGCCTGACCGAGCTTCGGCTGCACGCCGTGGAACTGCGGGCCGAGGCGCTGATGTCACTCGGGGAGGCCGACCGGGCCGCCGCGGACCTCCGTGCGCACGGCGCCGAGCACCCGTGGCGCGAGAACGCCTGGCGCCTGCTCGCCCTGGCCCTGTACCGCACGGGCCGCCAGGCCGACGCGCTGGAGGTACTGCGCGGGGCACGGACGCTGCTCGCCGATCAGCTGGGGATCGATCCGGGGCCTGGGCTGCGGGCGCTGGAGGAGGACATTCTTCAGCAGGCCGCTCATCTTGGGCGGGGTGACCGGCCGGCCTGGGCCGGTCGGCCGGGTCAGGCCGGCCGTCGGGCTCGGGGCGGGCACCTTGCCGGTGACGGCGCCTCAGGTCAGGCCGACCGTCTTTCCCAGGCCGAGGACAGTGCCCGGAGCGTAGCCGCTGCCCAGGCCGACGAGCGTGCCCGGCCCGCTGCCTCTACGCAGGCCGACCACAGTGCCCGGACCGCCGACCCCGCCCAGCCCGACCGCCACCCACCAGCCGACCGAACCGCCCGCCCCGGCGAAACCCCCGCATCGGCCAACCCCG
The DNA window shown above is from Streptomyces chartreusis and carries:
- a CDS encoding extracellular solute-binding protein; the encoded protein is MTDSNPTRRTLLRYGAYGAGAAALAGTAASWDRLTGADIPGRDDGSLVVATLGPAYGPEAVRTLTEGFKQVHPDIKLRINAVQAVDWSDFFAKILTQIAAGTAPDLVYVATEGVQLFAQRLGVPLDDWVKRDAEELREYFADVHPSLVESMMYEGSLYQLPVEFNAADMYLNHQVLERAGAGFPSADWTRDDFTALLRDMKQASGSQFTPYFWTNRLWGGVVPWLFANDTNLLAESKAPGGDWLWDSFYPAAAREGRGGGYRWTTPQATDARVEEAYDYLASLVQEGLCTRPEGGNGQNLIGVFSTGRVGVTPAGGFWAGGLHLAGMKGDAFDVQYFPRWRTQRMQFGAAGYALLRTSKRQEEAWEFIKYAARRDTLTRLFSTNQTTPARRSMLTAERYRETGPEHWPVFYDTLDKFPDTGPIPAPPQVAEVEQVLLKHTGTALASRRSVGPALRRMQGDLEKAMERDV
- a CDS encoding TauD/TfdA dioxygenase family protein; protein product: MTRDRADGDGAEQAVGIEVHPVAGHIGAEITGVDLAGEPADAVVAAIRAAVLRWKVVFFRGQRLDHAGHVAFARRFGEPVVLRKRGSASPAEFPEVETTADRLELGGKFGMEHDEWLRRRRHTLLRGWHCDHGARIDPPAATILRAETVPPYGGDTTWSNLAAAYAGLSGPVREFVDGLRAEHRLGVGYQPRPGDDAYVRHLLDHQVASLHPLVRVHPETGERVLYVNGYYVEQIADLSRAESGAVLEMLLEQAVRPEYTVRFRWEPGSVAFWDNRATIHLAPGDNAHLDFPRTMHRVMLTGDVPVGVDGKPSEPVVGTEVGRW
- a CDS encoding glycoside hydrolase family 32 protein; protein product: MPAMTRRALLAGSAAGASAALLPTASPAAAKPRKAAATCASYRAEYHFTVPDQWKNDPQRPVWIDGEYHYYYLYNPDYFTGGTAAGTAWRLATTTDLVTFRDRGIAVPKDTTSNGDVWSGSAVVDTENTAGFGAGAVIVVVTMAPDEVTQAQYLYYSTDGGRTFRNHGTGPVLANPGVRDFRDPKVIRDEERGRWVMTLAENDKVGFYHSTDLKSWTYVSGFVKGGIGVLECPDLFRITAGDGTVKWVLGVSANGKGAGLPNTYAYWTGSFDGTAFTADADDPQWLDHGWDWYAAVTFERHRGDGSVDPAVRYAMGWLNNWDYANITPTIDCDGFNGTDSIVRQITLKRSPSGTYYLASQPVAALDDHVSRTVHLGDLEVSGTRVLDHQGTAYEVTCEITWDQLTGAGLQLRRSPDGSRHVDAGIYRDYAFLNRRPTMNPDASGRWQESHSPFDPGARSVRLRILVDRTSVEMFVDDGRHTHSSEVFPYLIDTGLALFTIDGTAVFRDVVIREFSP
- a CDS encoding alpha/beta fold hydrolase — its product is MPPVIPGFEHHRVPVADGVSLHTAVGGSGPPVVLLHGFPQTHLMWRHVAADLAVDHTVICPDLRGYGASDKPAETDGSVYAKRTMAADIVALARELGHERFALAGHDRGALVAFRAGLDHPDTVTHLACLDVLPTLDMWEVMHGVTAAVGFHLYLMAQPPGLPERMIGAAPDDFFGHFLDIWTTDRAAVPDDVRAAYLAACREAVPSIVADYRASAGIDIEHDRADRDAGSTLRMPVGVLQQDWGAALGFDAAGLWRTWAPDLRHATVTCGHFMAEEAPDDIAKALRDLLAR